From the Candidatus Saccharimonadaceae bacterium ML1 genome, one window contains:
- a CDS encoding ATP-dependent Clp protease proteolytic subunit, which produces MKPMNDMRNYLVPNVIVRTRDGERGYDIYSRLLEDRIIFLGEEVTEGSANTIVAQLLHLANEDPDKDIQLYINSPGGSVYDGLAIYDTMQYIKPDVQTIGIGLQASMGAFLLSSGAKGKRFVLPNARVMIHQPSSGTQGMVTDQEISLRESVRMKELLAKVIAKNTGQKLDKVKADMERDHWMSADEAVKYGLADEMIRRGR; this is translated from the coding sequence ATGAAACCTATGAATGATATGCGAAATTATTTAGTGCCAAATGTAATCGTGCGCACGCGCGATGGCGAACGCGGGTACGATATTTATTCCCGGTTGCTTGAGGATCGGATTATCTTTTTAGGCGAGGAGGTGACGGAAGGCTCGGCGAATACGATCGTGGCGCAGCTGCTGCACTTAGCAAACGAAGATCCCGACAAAGATATTCAGCTGTATATCAATAGCCCGGGCGGCAGCGTGTACGACGGGCTGGCAATCTACGATACGATGCAATATATCAAGCCAGATGTCCAGACGATAGGTATCGGGCTGCAGGCGAGCATGGGTGCGTTTTTGCTAAGCAGCGGCGCTAAAGGCAAACGGTTCGTGCTGCCGAATGCGCGCGTGATGATTCACCAGCCGTCTAGCGGTACGCAGGGCATGGTGACCGACCAGGAGATTAGTCTGCGCGAATCGGTGCGCATGAAAGAGTTGCTTGCGAAAGTGATCGCGAAAAATACCGGACAAAAACTCGACAAAGTCAAAGCCGATATGGAGCGCGACCACTGGATGAGTGCCGATGAAGCGGTGAAGTATGGGCTGGCAGACGAAATGATCCGGCGCGGGCGCTAG
- the rpsG gene encoding 30S ribosomal protein S7, with the protein MPRKVTKKLQRTIKPDRKYQSVLVQRLINKSMLNGKKQVAERAVYSALEQAAKTLKSEEPLEVFEACIKNISPAFEVKSRRVGGANYQIPFPIQGHRQQHFAFMWLVQAARSKSGMPYSKRLATEIVDAANETGIAFKKKEDTHKMAEANRAFAHFARC; encoded by the coding sequence ATGCCTCGTAAAGTCACGAAGAAATTGCAGCGCACTATCAAGCCGGATCGCAAGTACCAGAGCGTGCTCGTGCAGCGCTTGATCAATAAATCAATGCTTAATGGCAAAAAACAAGTTGCTGAGCGCGCCGTTTACAGCGCGCTTGAGCAGGCGGCGAAAACGCTCAAGAGCGAAGAGCCGTTGGAGGTTTTTGAGGCTTGCATTAAAAATATTAGTCCGGCATTTGAGGTGAAATCTCGCCGCGTCGGCGGTGCGAACTATCAGATTCCATTTCCGATTCAGGGCCATCGCCAGCAGCATTTCGCGTTTATGTGGCTAGTGCAGGCGGCGCGCAGCAAAAGCGGCATGCCGTACAGTAAGCGCCTCGCGACTGAAATTGTCGACGCCGCCAACGAAACCGGCATTGCGTTCAAGAAAAAAGAAGACACGCACAAAATGGCGGAAGCCAACCGCGCTTTCGCGCATTTCGCGCGCTGCTAG
- a CDS encoding DNA-directed RNA polymerase subunit beta produces MPKATTANHTPAQRVFFTNDDTAVAVPNLLTHQKESWKDFVETGLSEIFAEINPIEDYTGQKLELRFKDYKFEAPKNDEKFAKENNLTFDAPLLVTTELTNKVTGEVKEQEIYLGDYPWMTDRATFIINGTERVVVSQLIRSAGVFYTPEKGTGKNLYSAKLIPGRGAWLEFETSASGAIYVKIDRRRKIAVTTFLRALGYSKVSEIRELFADIDTGETKYIEATLEKDPAHGVNEALIEVYRRLRPGDLATVDNARQMIERMFFDFKRFDYSRVGRYKMNKRLNLDVPNTAENRVLRLDDLVAIIRELIRMNNTQEPGDDIDALDNRRIKLVGELVARQFRVGMLRMQRNAMDRMSMSDIETVTPSQLINARPVVAAVREFFASSQLSQLLDEVNPISELSHKRRLSSMGPGGLSRERAGFEVRDAHPTHYGRICSVETPEGANIGLVLNLATYARINEYGFIETPYRKVENGRVTDEIVYLDASQEVNEVIADAGAKLDDNGNFVNERVSARKFLQPSRVDASEVTLMDASHKQILGSTASLVPFIEKNRVDRALTGSNMQRQAVPLLQPQAPTVGAGIEANVARDSSQLIVAEADGEVVRADGDAVEVQYKDGVKRYDLIHFAKSNDDRCVNQKVRVSRGETVAKGDILIEGMSIAEGELALGKDLLVAFMPWGGYNMDDAIVISRRLVEDDTLTSVNIKDYSVEVRETKLGPEIVTRDIPNVSEDSLRHLDEDGIVQIGSEVKAGDVLVGKITPKGEQELSSEERLLRAIFGEKAKDVRDTSQRMNNAGGGKVVGVKIFSRENGHELKAGVLMQIQIFVAQLRKISVGDKMAGRHGNKGVVARILPVEDMPYLADGTPVDVVLNPLGVPSRMNLGQLFETHLGMAARALGYKVATPPFNGVPNDVIERELEKAGLARDGKSQLFDGRSGEAFEERTTVGVMHMIKLHHMVSDKIHARSTGPYTMVTQQPLGGKAQNGGQRFGEMEVWALEAYGAATTLQEMLTIKSDDVYGRAKAYESIIKNDVITGPKLPESFNVLVKELQGLGLRVDLVDENENIDAEHLIESSGSTGKATSTTNDGDDDDDEAETYLDESDGIGDVGDDDGMSVRAIDDEGQISDISEEEDEMYDEITTQADREEA; encoded by the coding sequence ATGCCAAAAGCAACCACGGCAAATCACACTCCGGCACAGCGCGTGTTTTTCACGAATGACGACACGGCGGTGGCGGTACCAAACCTCCTGACCCACCAAAAGGAATCGTGGAAAGATTTCGTCGAGACGGGTCTGAGCGAGATTTTCGCAGAAATTAATCCAATTGAGGACTATACTGGACAGAAATTGGAACTGCGTTTTAAGGATTATAAATTTGAAGCGCCAAAAAATGATGAAAAATTTGCCAAAGAAAATAATTTGACGTTTGATGCGCCGCTGTTGGTGACCACCGAACTAACAAATAAAGTGACGGGTGAAGTCAAAGAGCAGGAAATTTACTTGGGCGACTATCCGTGGATGACGGATCGCGCAACGTTTATTATCAACGGTACGGAGCGTGTGGTAGTGAGCCAGCTGATTCGTTCGGCAGGCGTGTTTTATACGCCGGAAAAAGGCACGGGCAAAAATCTGTACAGCGCGAAATTAATCCCGGGCCGTGGGGCGTGGCTGGAATTTGAAACAAGTGCGAGCGGCGCGATTTACGTAAAAATTGATCGTCGGCGCAAAATTGCCGTAACGACATTTTTGCGGGCGCTTGGTTATAGTAAGGTGTCGGAAATTCGTGAGCTATTTGCCGACATTGATACGGGTGAAACGAAATATATTGAGGCGACACTAGAGAAAGATCCGGCGCACGGCGTGAACGAGGCACTAATTGAAGTGTATCGCCGCTTGCGCCCAGGCGACTTAGCAACGGTTGATAACGCGCGCCAGATGATTGAGCGAATGTTCTTTGACTTTAAGAGGTTTGACTACAGTCGCGTTGGTCGCTATAAGATGAATAAACGATTGAATTTGGATGTACCAAATACCGCAGAGAATCGTGTGCTGAGGCTCGACGATCTGGTGGCGATTATCCGCGAGCTAATTCGCATGAATAACACGCAGGAGCCGGGTGATGACATTGATGCGCTTGATAACCGCCGCATTAAACTTGTCGGCGAGTTGGTGGCGCGTCAGTTCCGCGTGGGTATGCTCCGCATGCAGCGCAATGCGATGGATCGCATGAGTATGAGCGATATTGAAACGGTGACACCAAGTCAGCTGATTAACGCCCGCCCAGTGGTTGCGGCGGTGCGCGAATTCTTTGCGAGCAGCCAATTGAGCCAGCTGCTTGACGAAGTAAACCCGATTTCGGAGTTAAGCCACAAGCGCCGATTGAGCTCAATGGGGCCGGGCGGACTCAGCCGCGAGCGCGCTGGATTTGAGGTACGTGATGCCCACCCGACACACTACGGGCGTATTTGTAGCGTGGAAACGCCGGAGGGCGCTAACATTGGGCTAGTATTGAATTTGGCTACATACGCGCGGATTAACGAATACGGATTTATCGAAACACCGTACCGCAAAGTTGAGAATGGCCGCGTGACAGATGAGATTGTCTATTTGGATGCATCGCAAGAGGTGAATGAGGTAATTGCTGACGCTGGCGCAAAGCTTGATGATAATGGCAACTTCGTGAACGAGCGCGTGTCGGCGCGCAAATTCTTGCAGCCGAGCCGCGTAGATGCGAGCGAGGTGACGCTGATGGACGCGTCGCACAAGCAGATTCTAGGATCAACAGCCAGCCTCGTGCCGTTCATCGAAAAGAACCGTGTCGACCGTGCGTTGACTGGCTCAAACATGCAGCGCCAAGCAGTGCCGCTATTGCAGCCGCAAGCGCCAACGGTTGGAGCGGGAATTGAAGCAAACGTTGCGCGCGATTCTAGCCAATTGATCGTCGCGGAAGCCGACGGCGAAGTAGTTCGCGCTGACGGTGATGCCGTTGAGGTGCAATATAAGGATGGTGTGAAACGCTATGATCTCATTCACTTCGCGAAGAGCAACGATGATCGTTGCGTTAACCAAAAAGTTCGCGTATCGCGCGGCGAAACTGTTGCAAAAGGCGACATTCTCATTGAAGGCATGTCGATCGCTGAAGGTGAGTTGGCGCTAGGCAAAGACTTATTGGTAGCATTCATGCCATGGGGCGGCTACAATATGGACGACGCGATTGTGATTAGCCGCCGATTAGTTGAGGATGACACGCTTACTAGCGTAAATATTAAAGACTATTCGGTAGAAGTACGAGAAACGAAGCTTGGCCCGGAAATCGTGACGCGCGATATTCCAAATGTGAGCGAAGACAGTTTGCGCCATTTGGATGAAGATGGTATCGTGCAAATCGGCTCGGAAGTGAAAGCGGGCGATGTGCTTGTCGGGAAAATTACGCCGAAAGGTGAACAGGAGCTTAGTTCGGAAGAACGGCTGCTGCGCGCGATTTTTGGCGAAAAGGCAAAAGACGTGCGCGACACATCGCAGCGCATGAATAATGCAGGCGGCGGCAAAGTCGTCGGCGTGAAGATTTTCAGCCGCGAAAACGGTCATGAACTAAAAGCTGGCGTACTGATGCAGATCCAGATTTTTGTGGCGCAATTGCGCAAAATCAGTGTTGGCGACAAAATGGCAGGGCGCCACGGTAACAAAGGTGTAGTGGCACGCATTTTGCCGGTTGAGGATATGCCGTATTTAGCAGACGGAACGCCAGTTGATGTCGTTCTAAACCCGCTTGGCGTGCCAAGCCGCATGAACCTGGGGCAGTTGTTTGAAACGCATCTGGGCATGGCAGCGCGGGCGCTTGGCTACAAAGTTGCAACTCCGCCGTTTAACGGAGTGCCAAATGACGTGATTGAGCGCGAGCTTGAAAAAGCAGGCTTAGCGAGAGACGGCAAGAGCCAGCTCTTTGATGGTCGTAGCGGTGAAGCGTTTGAGGAGCGCACAACCGTCGGCGTGATGCATATGATTAAATTGCACCACATGGTTAGCGACAAGATCCATGCGCGCAGCACTGGTCCGTATACGATGGTGACGCAGCAGCCGCTTGGCGGTAAGGCGCAAAATGGTGGTCAGCGCTTTGGTGAAATGGAGGTGTGGGCACTTGAAGCGTATGGCGCTGCAACAACATTGCAGGAGATGCTAACGATTAAGTCTGACGACGTGTATGGTCGCGCGAAAGCATATGAATCAATTATCAAAAATGACGTAATCACCGGTCCAAAATTGCCAGAGTCATTCAACGTGTTAGTGAAAGAGCTACAGGGATTAGGTTTACGCGTTGACCTGGTCGACGAAAACGAGAATATCGACGCTGAGCATTTGATTGAATCAAGCGGATCTACCGGTAAAGCTACGTCGACTACGAATGACGGCGACGATGATGACGATGAGGCAGAAACCTATCTTGATGAATCTGATGGAATCGGTGATGTCGGCGACGATGATGGTATGAGCGTGCGCGCTATTGACGATGAAGGTCAGATTTCAGATATAAGCGAAGAGGAAGACGAAATGTACGACGAAATAACAACGCAAGCAGATAGGGAGGAGGCGTAA
- the rpoC gene encoding DNA-directed RNA polymerase subunit beta', with protein MAYPVNTHGIADFDAVRLAVASPEDILKWSYGEVTKPETINYRTQKPERDGLFCERIFGPVKDINPHDSKLKGVRSREAAVDKNGELVTKSIVRRERMGHINLAAPVAHIWFMRGTPSAMSLLTGITVRNLERIAYFATYVILKVDEEKRDQMLADLEAETEAGRAAIKIRYEREAGVDGADIKQLAEEQTRELQDLEDQFNVKKSQLESLVRRALINETDYRNLPEEYEELIEVGMGGTALKALLDEINLSELIAKLQEEADGAKGQREKKLLKRLKVLEGMQSAGIKPSSLCLTVLPVIPPDLRPMVSLAGGRFATSDLNDLYRRVINRNNRLKKLIDLNAPEVIRRNEMRMLQEAVDSLIDNSAARGGRAVNAAGNRRRLKSLSDMLKGKQGRFRQNLLGKRVDYSGRSVIVVGPKLKINQCGLPKQMAIELFKPFVISWLIEREYAHNIRSATRLIDAGEAVVWDALDAVIEGKYVLLNRAPSLHRLSIQAFQPKLVEGKAIQLHPLVASGFNADYDGDQMAVHLPLSKEAQAEARELMSAVNNLLKPADGSPVLNIGQDIVLGNYYLTYEKPSVQTDTVAVFADSRDAELAYDMGELHLQSPIRIRAKGEIRNTTLGRVFFNEILPDDFPYNNNVQTKKELKRVLAQIFDKYGAEETAKTADRMKGLAFRFATVAAVSTGKDDYVHFSETESFIADGDKRAAVIADQYDQGLITESERYNLTVGAWRTVDNSVTKLLKEKLGSMDTSISVMVNSGARGDISNVKLASAMIGIQVDAANREIELPIRSYYTHGLSSLESFVATRGSRKGLIDTALKTADSGYLTRRLVDVSQDVFTVEDEAGDDEGYTIYRSETEETMIDFGNRLYGRYTRDAVPGHIGENELITREVANAIDADEAITEVKIQSILSTNNLEGVPRRSYGIDMSTNRLVDPAEPVGVIAAQSVGEPGTQLTLRTFHNSGVAGSDITQGLPRVEELFEARNPKGQAYITEIAGTVDVWEDGHKYIVQVTPEAGRVERLSLEDRTPLLQDGSEVKVGDVLAEATEGAKPLIAPFDGVVETAEGTIVIASTAVSPVKYEIPGTAQLVVSAGDRVEPGDRLTIGSLNLHDLMRLKGTEATQRYIINEVLRIYAAQGQDVADKHLEIIVRQMFSRVQIEDPGDSEFVMGDIVSKARVVRANKDLVAAGKEPAQYTQLLLGITKVSIWSDSWLSAASFQDTTRVLISAATSGRADRLHGLKENVIIGRKIPVGTGAIALNEDEDDSPADEYAEDVEAEASNITPDVDSES; from the coding sequence ATGGCGTATCCAGTTAACACGCATGGTATCGCTGATTTCGACGCAGTTCGCCTGGCGGTGGCGAGCCCGGAAGACATTCTGAAGTGGAGCTACGGCGAGGTAACAAAGCCGGAAACGATTAATTACCGTACGCAAAAACCAGAACGCGACGGACTATTCTGCGAGCGGATTTTTGGTCCGGTTAAAGATATCAACCCGCATGACAGCAAACTTAAAGGCGTGCGTTCGCGCGAAGCGGCGGTTGATAAAAATGGCGAGTTGGTCACGAAGTCAATTGTACGCCGCGAACGCATGGGGCATATCAACCTGGCGGCGCCAGTTGCGCATATTTGGTTTATGCGCGGTACGCCGAGTGCGATGAGCTTATTGACCGGCATCACGGTGCGTAATCTGGAGCGTATCGCTTACTTTGCAACCTATGTGATTTTGAAGGTCGACGAAGAAAAGCGCGATCAAATGCTGGCTGACTTGGAGGCAGAGACTGAAGCTGGTCGTGCTGCAATCAAAATTCGCTATGAGCGCGAAGCAGGCGTAGATGGTGCGGATATCAAGCAATTGGCAGAAGAGCAAACACGCGAGTTGCAGGATTTGGAAGATCAGTTCAACGTGAAGAAATCACAGCTTGAGAGCTTGGTACGGCGCGCGTTGATTAACGAAACCGACTACCGCAATTTGCCGGAAGAATATGAAGAGCTGATTGAAGTTGGTATGGGCGGCACGGCGTTGAAAGCGTTGCTTGATGAAATCAACCTGAGCGAGCTGATTGCTAAATTGCAAGAAGAAGCAGATGGTGCAAAAGGTCAGCGTGAAAAGAAATTGCTGAAGCGTCTGAAAGTGCTTGAAGGTATGCAGTCCGCAGGAATTAAGCCATCAAGTTTGTGCTTGACAGTGCTGCCGGTCATTCCACCAGACTTGCGTCCGATGGTTTCGCTCGCGGGCGGGCGGTTTGCAACGAGCGATCTAAACGATCTGTACCGCCGCGTCATCAACCGCAACAATCGTTTGAAGAAGTTGATTGACTTGAATGCGCCGGAAGTAATTCGCCGCAACGAGATGCGCATGCTGCAAGAAGCAGTTGACAGCCTCATTGATAACTCAGCGGCGCGCGGCGGACGTGCTGTAAACGCTGCAGGCAATCGCCGCCGCCTGAAGAGCTTGAGCGATATGCTAAAGGGCAAGCAAGGGCGTTTTCGCCAGAACTTGCTCGGTAAGCGAGTAGACTATTCGGGTCGTTCAGTGATCGTGGTTGGTCCGAAATTGAAGATCAATCAGTGTGGTCTGCCGAAGCAAATGGCGATTGAGTTGTTTAAGCCATTTGTTATTAGTTGGCTGATTGAACGCGAATATGCGCACAATATTCGTTCAGCGACGCGCTTGATTGACGCAGGCGAGGCGGTCGTGTGGGATGCGCTTGATGCTGTAATTGAGGGTAAATATGTTCTTCTAAATCGTGCGCCATCGCTGCACCGTTTGAGCATTCAGGCATTTCAGCCAAAATTGGTTGAGGGGAAAGCGATCCAGCTGCATCCGCTCGTAGCAAGTGGTTTTAATGCCGATTACGATGGCGACCAGATGGCGGTGCACTTGCCGCTTAGCAAAGAAGCGCAAGCTGAAGCGCGCGAGCTGATGAGCGCGGTTAACAACTTGTTGAAGCCGGCAGACGGCAGTCCGGTGTTAAACATCGGGCAGGACATCGTGCTTGGTAATTACTATTTGACGTACGAAAAGCCAAGCGTGCAAACCGATACGGTCGCGGTGTTTGCCGACAGCCGCGATGCCGAGCTAGCATACGACATGGGTGAATTGCACCTGCAGAGCCCGATCCGCATTCGCGCTAAGGGCGAAATCCGCAACACGACGCTCGGTCGCGTATTCTTTAACGAGATTTTGCCGGATGATTTTCCGTATAACAATAACGTGCAAACGAAGAAAGAGCTGAAGCGCGTGCTGGCGCAAATCTTCGACAAATACGGCGCTGAAGAGACTGCTAAAACGGCAGACCGCATGAAAGGCTTGGCGTTCCGATTTGCGACGGTGGCGGCAGTATCAACTGGTAAGGACGACTATGTGCATTTTAGCGAGACAGAAAGCTTCATTGCCGACGGCGACAAGCGCGCAGCAGTGATTGCTGATCAGTACGATCAGGGGTTGATCACTGAGTCGGAGCGCTATAACCTAACAGTTGGCGCGTGGCGTACAGTTGATAATAGCGTGACGAAGCTGCTAAAAGAAAAGCTCGGCAGTATGGATACGAGTATTTCCGTGATGGTCAACTCGGGCGCGCGTGGTGATATTTCAAACGTAAAGCTTGCCAGTGCGATGATCGGTATCCAGGTGGACGCCGCTAACCGCGAAATTGAGCTGCCGATTCGTTCGTACTATACGCACGGTCTGTCGAGCCTGGAATCGTTCGTGGCGACGCGCGGTTCGCGCAAGGGCTTGATTGACACGGCGCTCAAGACGGCAGACTCTGGATACTTGACGCGGCGCTTAGTCGATGTGTCTCAAGACGTATTCACGGTAGAGGATGAAGCGGGCGACGATGAAGGCTATACGATCTACCGTTCAGAAACCGAGGAGACAATGATTGATTTCGGCAACCGGTTGTACGGACGCTACACGCGCGACGCAGTGCCGGGGCATATCGGCGAGAACGAGCTAATCACGCGCGAAGTTGCAAATGCAATTGACGCCGACGAAGCGATTACTGAGGTGAAGATCCAGTCGATTCTGTCAACGAATAACCTAGAGGGCGTGCCGCGCCGCAGCTACGGCATTGATATGTCGACAAACCGCCTGGTCGATCCTGCCGAGCCGGTCGGCGTGATTGCCGCGCAGTCGGTCGGCGAGCCGGGCACGCAGCTGACGCTCCGTACCTTCCATAACTCTGGCGTGGCAGGAAGCGACATTACGCAAGGTTTGCCGCGTGTTGAAGAATTGTTTGAAGCGCGCAATCCAAAAGGACAAGCGTACATCACCGAGATTGCTGGTACGGTTGACGTTTGGGAGGACGGTCATAAGTATATTGTGCAAGTGACACCGGAAGCGGGCCGCGTTGAACGATTGTCGCTTGAGGATCGCACGCCGCTATTGCAAGACGGCTCGGAAGTAAAAGTAGGCGATGTGCTTGCTGAAGCGACCGAGGGCGCAAAGCCGTTGATCGCGCCGTTTGATGGCGTTGTCGAGACGGCAGAGGGCACGATCGTGATTGCGTCGACGGCAGTGTCGCCGGTGAAATATGAGATTCCGGGCACCGCGCAGCTAGTCGTTTCAGCGGGTGATCGTGTTGAGCCGGGCGATCGGCTAACGATCGGTTCACTCAATCTGCATGATTTGATGCGCCTGAAAGGCACGGAAGCGACGCAGCGTTACATCATCAACGAAGTGCTGCGCATTTACGCCGCGCAGGGTCAAGACGTTGCCGATAAACATCTGGAGATTATTGTGCGCCAGATGTTCAGTCGCGTTCAAATTGAGGATCCGGGTGACAGCGAGTTTGTAATGGGCGATATCGTCAGCAAAGCTCGTGTCGTGCGCGCGAACAAGGACTTGGTTGCCGCAGGTAAAGAGCCGGCGCAATACACGCAGTTACTACTCGGCATCACCAAGGTGAGCATTTGGAGCGATTCGTGGCTATCGGCGGCATCGTTCCAAGACACGACGCGCGTGCTTATCAGTGCTGCTACTTCTGGTCGCGCCGATCGCTTGCACGGTTTGAAAGAAAACGTTATCATCGGCCGCAAGATTCCTGTCGGTACGGGTGCGATTGCGCTCAATGAGGACGAAGACGATTCGCCGGCGGATGAATACGCGGAAGATGTTGAAGCTGAAGCAAGCAACATCACGCCGGACGTTGATTCGGAGTCATAG
- the fusA gene encoding Elongation factor G, with translation MATNVPLKNFRNVGIIAHIDAGKTTTTEGILYRTGINHKIGEVKGDGDGATTDWMAQEKERGITITSAAVTCFWKGHKINIIDTPGHIDFTAEVERSLRVLDGAVTVFDGKMGVEAQSETVWRQANKYGVPRLCFINKINQTGGDFYKSLESIHTRLSKQAFPIHLPIGFEKDVCGVVDLVEMKAYTYKDYTDHELIEGEIPADMLEKAQNARSLLVENAVEADDDLMMKFLDEGEESITKDELKMALRKRVLAGDFFLVTGGDGRGVIVEKLLDIMTDYLPSPLDVDEIWGKNPKTGDEVGRKPDNKEPMAALAFKIAADPFVGKLIFVRVYSGVLKAGSYVLNTTTGEKERIGRIVRMHADKREDIDSVGAGDIAAVVGLKNTYTGNTLADAAHPIALESIEFPDPPVSIAVEPKTKADQEKMGIALQRLAEEDPTFRIHTDEDTGQTIMSGMGELHLEILIDRMKREFNVEANVGEPQVAYRETIKGTAEVQGKHAKQSGGRGQYGDVWVRFEPNETGKGFEFIDEIKGGVVPQEYRPAVQKGIVETLNGGVIAGYPVVDVKATLYDGSYHDVDSSELAFSLAGSLAARAGIKQANPVLLEPVMHVEVTTPEEFMGDIIGDLNSRRGRIEAMEDLMGGAKLIKAIVPLANMFGYTSDIRSMSQGRAASTMELAHYEEVPPNVAQEIIEKRSK, from the coding sequence ATGGCAACGAATGTTCCACTAAAAAACTTTAGAAATGTTGGTATTATTGCGCATATCGACGCAGGCAAAACCACGACGACCGAAGGCATTTTGTACCGCACCGGCATCAATCATAAAATCGGCGAGGTGAAAGGCGACGGCGACGGCGCGACGACCGACTGGATGGCGCAGGAAAAAGAGCGCGGCATCACGATTACGTCGGCGGCCGTGACGTGCTTTTGGAAGGGCCATAAAATCAACATCATCGACACGCCGGGGCACATTGACTTTACCGCCGAGGTGGAGCGCTCGCTTCGCGTGCTTGACGGTGCGGTGACGGTATTTGACGGCAAAATGGGCGTTGAGGCTCAGTCTGAGACAGTCTGGCGCCAGGCGAATAAATACGGCGTGCCGCGCCTCTGTTTCATCAACAAAATTAACCAAACGGGCGGCGATTTTTACAAATCGCTGGAGAGTATCCACACGCGCCTCAGCAAGCAGGCATTTCCGATTCATTTGCCGATTGGGTTTGAGAAGGACGTTTGCGGCGTGGTTGATTTGGTCGAGATGAAAGCTTACACCTACAAGGATTACACCGACCACGAGCTGATTGAAGGCGAAATTCCAGCGGACATGCTGGAAAAAGCACAGAACGCGCGCAGCCTGCTTGTTGAAAATGCCGTTGAAGCCGACGACGACTTGATGATGAAGTTCCTTGACGAAGGCGAGGAATCAATTACGAAAGACGAACTAAAGATGGCGCTGCGCAAGCGCGTGCTGGCGGGAGACTTCTTCCTGGTGACGGGCGGCGATGGCCGCGGTGTGATCGTCGAAAAACTGCTTGATATCATGACGGATTATTTGCCAAGCCCGCTTGATGTCGACGAAATTTGGGGCAAAAACCCGAAGACAGGCGACGAAGTCGGCCGCAAGCCGGATAACAAAGAGCCGATGGCGGCGCTGGCGTTTAAGATTGCCGCTGATCCATTTGTTGGCAAGCTGATCTTTGTCCGCGTATATTCGGGCGTTCTGAAAGCCGGCAGCTACGTGCTCAACACGACAACGGGCGAGAAAGAACGTATCGGGCGTATCGTGCGCATGCATGCCGATAAGCGCGAGGACATTGATTCGGTCGGTGCGGGCGACATCGCGGCGGTCGTCGGTTTGAAGAATACGTACACCGGTAATACATTAGCGGATGCGGCGCACCCGATCGCGCTTGAGTCGATTGAGTTTCCCGACCCGCCGGTATCAATCGCCGTTGAGCCGAAAACGAAAGCCGATCAAGAAAAAATGGGCATTGCTCTGCAGCGCCTCGCGGAGGAAGACCCGACATTCCGCATTCATACCGACGAAGACACCGGCCAGACGATCATGTCCGGTATGGGCGAGCTCCATCTCGAAATCCTCATCGACCGTATGAAGCGCGAGTTTAACGTTGAAGCAAATGTCGGCGAGCCGCAAGTTGCCTACCGCGAAACCATTAAGGGCACGGCGGAGGTGCAGGGTAAGCATGCTAAGCAGTCCGGCGGCCGTGGCCAGTATGGTGATGTATGGGTGCGCTTTGAACCGAACGAAACTGGAAAGGGCTTTGAGTTTATCGACGAAATCAAGGGCGGCGTAGTGCCGCAAGAATATCGCCCGGCGGTGCAAAAAGGTATCGTCGAGACGCTAAACGGCGGCGTCATTGCGGGTTATCCGGTAGTCGACGTCAAAGCCACGCTCTACGACGGTAGCTACCACGATGTTGACTCCAGCGAGCTGGCGTTTAGCTTGGCAGGTAGTCTAGCAGCACGCGCTGGCATCAAGCAGGCCAATCCGGTACTGCTCGAGCCGGTTATGCATGTTGAGGTGACGACGCCAGAAGAGTTTATGGGCGATATCATCGGCGACCTGAACTCGCGTCGCGGTCGTATTGAGGCGATGGAAGACTTGATGGGCGGCGCGAAACTTATCAAGGCGATTGTGCCGCTCGCTAATATGTTTGGCTACACCAGCGACATTCGCAGCATGAGCCAAGGTCGTGCTGCTAGCACGATGGAGCTGGCGCACTACGAAGAAGTTCCGCCGAACGTAGCGCAGGAAATTATTGAGAAGCGCTCAAAGTAA
- the rpsL gene encoding 30S ribosomal protein S12 codes for MPTINQLVRKSRKTAAKKSKSPALGRIHNALKVRYYNQNAPLKRGVCVKVTTKTPKKPNSALRKVARVRLTNGYEVWAYIGGEGHNLQEHAVVLVRGGRVPDLPGVRYHIVRGALDLQGVSKRKQGRSKYGTKKEDK; via the coding sequence ATGCCAACCATCAATCAGCTGGTGCGCAAGTCGCGCAAGACAGCGGCAAAAAAGTCGAAGTCTCCAGCGCTTGGGCGTATTCATAATGCGCTGAAAGTTCGGTACTATAACCAAAATGCACCGCTCAAGCGCGGCGTGTGCGTGAAAGTGACGACCAAAACGCCGAAAAAACCTAACTCCGCGCTCCGTAAAGTTGCGCGCGTGCGTCTGACGAACGGATACGAAGTTTGGGCGTATATTGGCGGCGAAGGGCACAATTTGCAGGAGCACGCAGTCGTGCTCGTACGCGGCGGCCGCGTGCCGGACTTGCCGGGTGTGCGCTACCATATCGTGCGCGGCGCGCTTGACTTGCAAGGCGTCTCCAAACGCAAACAAGGCCGTTCAAAATATGGTACGAAAAAGGAGGATAAGTAA